One genomic window of Saccopteryx bilineata isolate mSacBil1 chromosome 4, mSacBil1_pri_phased_curated, whole genome shotgun sequence includes the following:
- the TMED9 gene encoding transmembrane emp24 domain-containing protein 9 — MAAEQSLRVSGPWPRTGLGRVLRPLLLLLWLVARGGALYFHIGETEKKCFIEEIPDETMVIGNYRTQLYDKQREEYQPATPGLGMFVEVKDPEDKVILARQYGSEGRFTFTSHTPGEHQICLHSNSTKFSLFAGGMLRVHLDIQVGEHANDYAEIAAKDKLSELQLRVRQLVEQVEQIQKEQNYQRWREERFRQTSESTNQRVLWWSILQTLILVAIGVWQMRHLKSFFEAKKLV; from the exons ATGGCTGCGGAGCAAAGCTTACGggtctctgggccctggccgagAACGGGCCTTGGTCGGGTACTTCGGCCTCTCTTGCTGTTGCTGTGGCTGGTGGCCCGCGGAGGCGCGCTCTACTTCCACATCGGGGAGACGGAGAAGAAGTGCTTTATTGAGGAGATTCCGGACGAGACCATGGTTATAG GAAACTATCGGACGCAGCTGTATGACAAGCAGCGGGAGGAGTACCAGCCGGCCACCCCGGGGCTTGGCATGTTCGTGGAGGTGAAGGACCCAGAAGACAAG GTCATTCTGGCCCGGCAGTATGGCTCTGAAGGCAGGTTCACTTTCACATCCCATACCCCTGGAGAGCATCAAATCTGCCTTCACTCCAATTCCACCAAGTTCTCCCTTTTTGCTGGAGGCATGTTG AGAGTTCATCTGGACATTCAGGTGGGTGAGCATGCCAACGACTATGCAGAAATTGCTGCCAAAGACAAGTTGAGTGAGTTGCAGCTACGAGTGCGACAGCTGGTGGAGCAAGTGGAGCAGATCCAGAAAGAGCAGAACTACCAGCGG tggcGAGAGGAGCGCTTTCGGCAGACCAGCGAGAGTACCAACCAGCGGGTGCTGTGGTGGTCCATTCTGCAGACCCTCATCCTTGTGGCCATCGGCGTCTGGCAGATGCGACATCTCAAGAGCTTCTTTGAAGCCAAAAAGCTAGTGTAG